In a genomic window of Salvelinus fontinalis isolate EN_2023a chromosome 7, ASM2944872v1, whole genome shotgun sequence:
- the LOC129860162 gene encoding uncharacterized protein LOC129860162 isoform X4, translating to MLGNKYVKVLSHLVKDLCAILASKQRMRPVTSTVRTNPACLSPSTLSPNLQSLGPDCDSGAQFAPQDPEMASVKLEDCSQTLELNVNIKDEEEEEKIGNSVSHGTHSSPGAKDVDVHYGSPPHLSDSEGLRCLLFGVLGWVSVQHFEISADVRRAI from the exons ATGCTAGGTAACAAATACGTCAAGGTATTATCACATTTGGTGAAGGATTTATGTGCTATTTTGGCGTCAAAACAGC GTatgaggccggtaacatcaacagtgaggacaaacccagcctgcctctctccttccacactgagtccaaacctacagtcactgggtcctgattgtgacagtggagcccagtttgcaccgcaggatccagagatggcatcagtgaagctggaagactgcagtcaaacactggagctgaatgtcaacattaaagatgaagaagaggaggagaagattgggaattctgtttctcatg gcacccacagttccccgggcgccaaagacgtggatgtccattatggcagccccccgcacctctctgattcagagggactgcgttgcttgctgtttggggttttaggctgggtttctgtacagcactttgagatatcagctgatgtaagaagggctatataa